A part of Chloroflexota bacterium genomic DNA contains:
- a CDS encoding ATP-binding protein: MTVSLPSLSGARGAALIRADLLRARSLSVLRPVLADPIGAAFLELLDALATEESAARIGSIYGKLFALLADEAELSTEQLVGDAWQNHLLDRLLETETPFSRKAQRAGLDGIGPSLLAQVRRDLAALQSLHSLDTARLARAAAHAANAEAGDVWVAWDGFRSLPDGDQPAAQASYALKQQLARSNDWPALAETMAERYARVGAGPFGRYRAFRWVREEGQGPSQGRLVGVVAPDPIRLDQLVGYERERALVLQNTEQFLAGFAANSALLYGDRGTGKSSTVKALLNEHADAGLRLVEVSRDDLSDFPWIINQLRDRPERFILFVDDLSFDEGERDYRGLKAVLEGSVEGRPNNVVLYATSNRRHLVQERWTDRESVISAEIHGQDTMQEKLSLSDRFGIRVVFPSPDQRRYLAVVEALAQQRGLDIDAETLRRRGLQWAEWHNGRSGRTARQFIDHLQGELGMAAR; encoded by the coding sequence ATGACCGTCTCGCTCCCCTCGCTCAGCGGCGCGCGAGGCGCCGCGCTGATCCGCGCCGATCTGCTGCGCGCCCGATCCCTCAGCGTGCTGCGCCCGGTCCTCGCCGACCCCATCGGTGCGGCATTCCTGGAGCTGCTCGACGCGCTGGCGACCGAGGAGTCCGCCGCCCGGATCGGCAGCATCTACGGCAAGCTGTTCGCGCTCCTGGCCGACGAGGCCGAGCTCTCCACCGAGCAACTGGTGGGCGACGCCTGGCAGAACCACCTGCTGGATCGCCTGTTGGAGACGGAGACGCCGTTCAGCCGGAAGGCGCAGCGCGCCGGCCTCGACGGCATCGGGCCGTCCCTGCTGGCGCAGGTCCGCCGCGATCTCGCAGCGCTCCAGTCCCTGCACAGTCTCGACACTGCCCGACTGGCTCGGGCCGCCGCGCACGCCGCCAACGCCGAGGCGGGCGATGTCTGGGTCGCCTGGGACGGCTTCCGATCCCTGCCAGATGGCGATCAACCGGCCGCTCAGGCCAGCTACGCGCTCAAGCAGCAGCTCGCCCGGTCGAATGACTGGCCGGCCCTTGCCGAGACGATGGCCGAACGGTACGCGCGCGTGGGGGCCGGCCCGTTTGGGCGGTACCGTGCGTTCCGGTGGGTCCGCGAAGAGGGCCAGGGGCCGAGCCAGGGCCGGCTCGTCGGCGTCGTCGCTCCGGACCCGATTCGCCTGGATCAACTCGTCGGCTACGAGCGCGAGCGCGCGCTGGTGCTCCAGAACACCGAGCAGTTCCTGGCCGGGTTCGCCGCGAACAGCGCGCTGCTCTACGGCGACCGTGGCACCGGCAAGTCTTCCACCGTCAAGGCCCTGCTCAACGAGCACGCCGACGCCGGCCTGCGGCTGGTCGAAGTCTCGCGCGACGACCTCAGCGATTTCCCCTGGATCATCAACCAGCTCCGAGATCGCCCCGAGCGATTCATCCTCTTCGTGGACGATCTCTCGTTCGACGAGGGCGAGCGCGACTATCGCGGCCTGAAGGCGGTGCTGGAGGGGAGCGTTGAGGGGCGACCGAACAACGTCGTGCTCTACGCCACGTCCAACCGCCGGCACCTCGTGCAGGAGCGCTGGACGGACCGCGAGTCGGTGATCTCCGCCGAGATCCACGGCCAGGACACGATGCAGGAGAAGCTTTCGCTGTCGGACCGGTTCGGCATTCGGGTGGTCTTCCCCTCGCCGGATCAGCGACGCTACCTCGCCGTGGTCGAGGCTCTGGCACAGCAGCGCGGCCTGGACATCGACGCTGAGACGCTCCGGCGTCGCGGTCTCCAGTGGGCCGAGTGGCATAACGGACGCAGCGGCCGGACAGCACGCCAGTTTATCGACCATCTCCAGGGTGAGCTGGGGATGGCAGCCCGGTAA
- a CDS encoding winged helix-turn-helix transcriptional regulator — protein sequence MSEVARRTELLAQIAELEPQMLRVLGPAQAREWVDVDLTMSQLKMMFVLSRSVSPVSDPGLRVSEVARGLGVTLPTVTAVMDKLVERGLVRRDDDPTDRRQHVCRLTSDGNALLQRLMAGRRAFTNMLMEHLDDDELATFLNGMQVLLRAGERLHASAGCAGGPSVACPAADAPAEAPFVTVGREWAS from the coding sequence GTGAGCGAGGTCGCTCGCCGCACCGAGCTGCTGGCGCAGATCGCTGAGCTTGAGCCGCAGATGCTGCGGGTGCTCGGGCCAGCCCAGGCCCGCGAGTGGGTCGATGTTGACCTGACCATGTCGCAGCTCAAGATGATGTTCGTCCTGTCCCGCTCGGTGAGTCCGGTGAGTGACCCTGGATTGCGCGTGAGCGAGGTCGCGCGGGGGTTGGGCGTCACCCTGCCGACTGTGACAGCAGTGATGGATAAGCTGGTCGAGCGGGGCCTGGTTCGGCGCGACGACGATCCGACCGACCGTCGTCAGCACGTGTGCCGGCTCACGTCAGACGGGAACGCCTTGCTGCAGCGTCTCATGGCCGGGCGTCGGGCCTTCACCAACATGTTGATGGAACACCTGGACGACGACGAGCTGGCAACGTTCCTGAACGGCATGCAGGTGCTGCTCAGGGCAGGCGAGCGGCTGCACGCGAGTGCCGGCTGCGCCGGCGGACCATCAGTAGCCTGCCCAGCCGCTGACGCTCCGGCTGAGGCGCCGTTTGTGACCGTCGGGCGGGAGTGGGCATCCTAG